CTCGCGGACGCGTCGCACGATTTCGACCGGAAAGCGTCTGCGGTTCTGCGCGCTGCCGCCCCACGCGTCGGTGCGTCGGTTGGTGCGCGGCGCCAGGAACTGGTTGATCAGATAGCCTTCGCTGCCCATGATCTCGACGCCGTCGTACCCGGCTTCGCGGGCCAGCAGCGCGCACCGCACGAAATCCTCGATGGTGGCGGTGACGCCGCGCGATGACAGCGCTCGCGGCCGGAACGGGTTGATCGGCGCCTTGATCGACGACGCACTCACCGAGAACGGATGGTACGCATAGCGTCCCGCGTGCAGGATCTGCAGCAGGATCTTGCCGCCCTCGTCGTGCACGGCATCGGTGACGCGGCGGTGCCGCCGCGCCTCGGACGACGACACCAGTTGGGACGCGAACGGCAGCAGCCATCCCGTGCGGTTGGGTGCGTAGCCTCCGGTGATGACGAGCCCGACGCCGCCGCGGGCCCGCTCGGCGAAATACGCTGCGAGCCTGTCGATGTCGCGTGCGCGATCCTCCAGCCCGGTGTGCATCGAACCCATCACCACCCGGTTGCGCAACGTGGTGAACCCGAGATCCAACGGCGACAACAGGTTCGGATATGTCACGAGGTTCCTCCCAACACCTGCGTCACCTCGGAGAGCCAGTCGATCGCACTCTCCTCGGCGCGGATGCCGCCCCGCAGCACCAGATACTGGTGCAGCGCACTCCCGTTGAGCGCAGACGGATCCGGGAACTGGCGCTTCTGGTAACCGCGGTAGGTGTCCAGCAGTGCCGTGCGTTCGGCGAGCAGTTCCTCGGCTTGTGCGCGGATGGCTCCGATGTCGCCGTAGGCCGCGGCGCGGACCTTCACCGCGAGGTCGCGGGTGCGGTTGTCGGCCACCGCCCCGCCGCGGCCCGAGAGCGGTTCGGCGATCCAGCGCGCCAGTTCGGCGCGTCCGGCCTCGGAGACCGTGTAGACCTTCTTGTCGGGCCTGCCGTGCTGCACGACGGTCGCGGCCCGCACCCAGTCATCGGCCTCCATGGCGCGCAGCGTGCGGTAGATCTGCTGGTGGGTGGCCGCCCAGAAATGGCCGATCGAGCGGTCGAAGCGACGTGCGAGCTCGTATCCGGACCCGGCCTGTTCGCAGAGCGACACCAGGATCGCGTGCTGGAGAGCCATCTCGGCAGAGTAGGCGGTACCGAAGGTCCTATGCAACAAGTTGCACCCGGTGACGCCTGGGCGACCGCTCAGCGTGGCCACTAGGCGAGCTGTATGTGCAACGTTTAGTATCAGTAACCACGCGCCACCCTTAACTGGGCGGCGAGTAAGTTAGGGCACACTGAGACGCGCGTCCAAGTATGGGCAACGCATACTGGCGCGACGGACTCACGAGTCCTGACCCGCACCCGACCAGCAGCCCACTGGACAGGAGAGACATCAGTGACGTACGTCATTGCCGAACCCTGCGTCGACGTCAAGGACAAGGCATGCATCGAGGAATGCCCTGTCGACTGCATCTACGAGGGCGCACGCATGCTGTACATCCACCCCGACGAATGCGTGGACTGCGGCGCCTGTGAGCCGGTCTGCCCCGTCGAGGCCATCTACTACGAAGACGATGTGCCGGACCAGTGGAGCAGCTACGCCCAGAGCAACGCCGACTTCTTCGCCGAACTCGGCTCGCCGGGCGGGGCCTCCAAGGTGGGCCAGACGGACAACGATCCGCAGGCCATCAAGGATCTGCCGCCTCAGGGTGAGGACTGATCACGGTCGAGAACCTGATGGTGCGGCAGCGCCGCTCGGCCACCCTGCCAGAGTTTCCGTGGGACACCCTGGCGGACGTCACGGCGCTGGCGCGTTCACATCCCGGCGGCATCGTCGACCTCTCGGTGGGCACCCCGGTGGACCCGGTGGCCCCCGTCATCCGCGACGCGTTGGCGGCCGGGAGTTCGGCTCCCGGCTATCCCACGACGGCGGGCACGCCGCAGCTGCGCGAGGCCATGGTGCGTGCCCTGCACCGCCGGTACGGCATCACCGGGCTGACACCGCACACCGTGCTGCCGGTGATCGGCACCAAGGAGCTGATCGCCTGGCTGCCGACGCTGCTCGGTTTCTCCCCCGACGACGTCGTGGTGGTGCCCGAACTCGCCTACCCCACATACGAGGTGGGCGCGCGGCTGGCCGGTGCGCAGGTGCTGCGCGCGGACTCGCTGACCCAGCTCGGGCCGCAGGTGCCCGCGCTGATCTACCTGAACTCGCCGAGTAATCCCACCGGCCGGGTGCTGGGCACCGACCACCTGCGCAAGGTGGTCACCTGGGCCCGCGAGCGGGGCGTGCTGGTGGCCTCCGACGAGTGCTATCTGGGGCTCAGCTGGGATGCCGATCCGGTCAGCGTGCTGCATCCGTCCGTGTGCGACGGCGACCATACCGGGCTGCTGGCGATCCACTCGCTGTCGAAGACGTCGTCGCTCGCCGGATACCGCGCGGGTTTCGTCGCGGGCGATCCGGCCGTGGTGGCCGAACTGCTCGCCGTGCGCAAGCACGCCGGGATGATGGTGCCGACGCCGGTCCAGGTCGCCATGGTCGCCGCGCTGGACGACGACGAACACGAAGCGGTGCAACGTGATCGGTACGCGCAGCGTCGCGATCTGCTGCTGCCGGCGTTGCGGGCGGCCGGCTTCACCGTCGACCACTCCGAGGCCGGGCTGTATCTGTGGGCGACCCGTGGTGAGCCGTGCCGGGACACGCTGCGCCGGCTCGCCGAGCGCGGAATCCTGGTGGCGCCGGGCGAGTTCTACGGGCCGGCGGGTGACAAGTATGTGCGGGTGGCGCTGACCGCCACCGACGAACGCATTGCCGCTGCGGTGCAGCGACTGGGCTGACGCGGACGCCGTACGTCCGATTCACGCGGTCGCGCGCAGACTCAGCGACAACAGCAGTCGCACGTCGGGGTCTGCCAGCGACGTCGCGAGCAGTTGCTCGACGCGGCGTACGCGGTAGCGCACGGTGTTGGGGTGCACGTGCATGGACTGCGCGGCCGCCGCGACGTCCCCGAAGCTGTCCAGGTAGACGCGTAGGGTCTCGGCCAGCACCGGTTCGTCGGCGCGCAGGGCACGGACCCGCGGGTCGATGAGCCGGTCGTCGGCGGCGATCGCGGTGATGATCTCGTCGAGCAGCACCGTCGTCCTGGCCTCGGCCAGTGAGGTGACCTGCCCGAGCGCACCGGGATGACGCCCGGCGCTGTCCAGCACCCGGTCCACCTCGGTGCGGGCCGCGGCCGCGCCGGCCAGACCCGCGACCGGGGCGGCGATGACGGCGTGCAACTCGATGCCCAGTTCGGCGCGCAGCGCCGCCACCGTGCCGCGGATCCACGACGTCACCGCGGAGGGTTTTCCGGTGTTGGGGAACAGCACGTAGACGCGGGTGCGCGACGATGCGATCTGCGCATCGGACCGAAATGCGCTGGCACTCAACGACAGCACGTCGGCGATCCGGGTGCTCGGTGAGCCGGCGTCGAACCCGATCAGTGCCGCCCGCCCGTCGGCGGTGACGCCGAGTTCGCGCGCGATCTGCTCGACGTCGACCGGCTCGTCGGTGGCGCGCAGGCCGAGCAGTTCCTGCAGCCGCACGGCGTCGGTGGATGGCGTGGCCGCCAACCGCGCCATGGTCCTCGCGGCCAGCACCGCCGCGCCGCGCAGCACCTCTTCGGCATCCTCGGCGAGTGGGCGACTGCCCTGCTGCACCCAGATGGTGCCTGCGAAGGTCGGGGCGCGACGCTCGTCGGGCGCCGGTTGGAAGATGCCGATGGCCAACCGGGGCCGCAGCCCCAGCTCGGGGCGTTCGGCGACCCGCACGACGTCGGGCTTGGCGCGCAGCGCGTCGAAGATGCCCCACTGCGCGATCCACGCCAGGTGCTCGGGCGGCCCGGCGCGGCCGAGGATCGACAGCCTGCGCAGTTCGTCGGCCTCCTCGTTGGACGCCGAGTACGCCAGCACGTGGGACTGTGCGTCCTCGATGCTCACCATGCCGTGGGTGCGTTCGGCGACCGATTGCGCGAGACCGAACAGGTCGGTCCCCGAGTCGTGCAGCGCGCGGTCACCGTGGTGCTCGAAGACGTGGTTGACCAGCCGGTACAGCCGTTCCCAGCGGGCCCTCGGGTCGACGACGACGACGGCGATGCCCGCCGCGGTCGCGCGCTGCACAACCGCGGGCGATGGTTCCTTGATGAAGATCGCCGCGGGCGGGAGGCCGGTGGCCTGGTGGTCGACCCAGGCCAGCGCGTCGGACTCGGAGACACCGAGGAGGAAGAACAGATCCGCCGAACCCGCTGCGGGCGCCAGGCCGAAGCGGACATCATCGGAGTCGATCAGGGCGGCCGACGCCACCGGGAGGTCCAACCCGCGCGGTGCCTGCACGAGCCGGACCAGCGTCGCGTCCAGGGCCAACAGCAGTTGACCCAGGCTGACACCGGGCGCCTGCATGTTGTCCGATCTTACGGCTTCGATGTCACAGTGTTGTCTGATCGGACAAAACTAATCGGGGCGAGGTCAGCGATTCTTGAGCTATGGACGCCATCACAGACGTGCCCACGCCGGCCAACGAGCCGATCCACGACTATGCCCCCGGCTCGCCGGAACGCATCCGGCTCACCACGGCACTGCACGACCTTGCCAGCACTGAAATCGATCTACCGCACGTCATCGGCGGCGAGCACCGCATGGGTTCGGGCGCCCGCATCGACGTCGTGCAACCGCACCGGCACTCGGCCCGGCTCGGCATTCTGACCAACGCCGAGCACGCCGACGCCCAGGCGGCCATCGAGGCCGCGATCGCCGCCAAACACGACTGGGCCGCGCTGCCGTTCGACCAGCGCGCCGCGGTCTTCCTGCGCGCGGCCGATTTGTTGTCGGGCCCGTGGCGGGAAAAGATCGCCGCCGCAACGATGCTCGGACAGTCCAAGAGCGCCTATCAGGCCGAGATCGACGCGCCCTGTGAGCTCATCGACTTCTGGCGGTTCAACGTCTTTTTCGCCCGCCAGATCCTGGCGCAGCAGCCGATCAGCAGTCCGGGAGTGTGGAACCGCACCGACCACCGCCCGTTGGAGGGCTTCGTCTACGCCATCACGCCGTTCAACTTCAGCGCCATCGCGGGCAACCTGCCCACCGCGCCGGCCCTGATGGGCAACACGGTGGTGTGGAAGCCGTCGCCCACGCAGACATTCGCGGCCTACCTGACGATGCAACTGCTCGAGGCCGCCGGTCTGCCGCCGGGCGTGATCAACCTCGTCACCGGCGACGGAATCGCGGTTTCGGAAGTGGCCCTGAAGGATCCGCGCCTGGCCGGTATCCACTTCACCGGTTCGACCGCGACGTTCCAGCATCTGTGGCGTGAGGTCGGCGCCAACATCGACCGTTATCACACCTATCCGCGCCTGGTCGGTGAGACCGGCGGCAAGGACTTCGTGCTGGCGCACTCCTCGGCGCGCCCGGATGTGTTGCGCACCGCGTTGATCCGCGGCGCCTTCGACTACCAGGGGCAGAAGTGCTCGGCCGCGTCGCGTGCCTTCGTCCCACGCTCGGTGTGGCAGAAGATGGGCGACGATTTCCTCTCGGCCACCGAGGCACTGCGCTACGGCGACATCACCGACCTGACCAACTTCGGCGGCGCGGTGATCGACGACCGTGCATTCGCCAAGAACGTCAAGGCCATCGAACGGGCCAAGAGCGCGCCCGGGGTCACGATCGCCGCCGGCGGTGAATACGACGACAGCGAAGGCCATTTCGTGCGACCCACCGTGCTGCTGTCCGACGATCCGACCGACGACGCGTTCTGCACCGAGTACTTCGGCCCGATCCTGGCGGTGCACGTCTATCCCGACGACGACTACCAGCGGATCATCGACGTCGTCGATACCGGCGCCAAGTACGGCCTGACCGGTGCGGTCATCGGCGATGACCGCACGGCCGTGCAGCAGGCTCTCGACGGTCTGCGCTACGCCGCAGGCAATTTCTACATCAACGACAAGCCCACCGGCGCGGTGGTCGGGCAGCAGCCGTTCGGCGGCTCACGCGGATCGGGCACCAACGACAAGGCCGGATCGGCGCAGAACCTGCTGCGGTGGACGTCGGCGCGCTCCATCAAGGAGACCTTCGTGCCGCCGACCAGCCACACCTACCCACACATGGAGGCGTGACGATGGGCATCTTCGACCGGGTCGCCCGACCCGCCATCCTGGCCGCGTCGCGCTCGCAGCGGCTGCGTGCGACGGCCGAACGGCTCCCGGTCACCCGTCGGGTGGTGGACCGCTTCGTCGCCGGCGAGACGGTTCCCGAGGCGCTGGATGTGACTGCGACGCTTCGCTCCTCGGGTCGCATGGTGACCATCGACTACCTCGGCGAGGACACCACGAGCAAGGAGGACGCCGACCACACCGTCGAGGCCTACCTGGCGCTGCTCGACGGTCTGAAGGACACCGCCGACGGATCGAAGGTGCGCCCGCTGGAGGTGTCGCTGAAGCTGTCCGCGCTGGGGCAGGCGCTGCCGCGCGACGGCGAGAAGATCGCGTTGGAGAACGCCCACACCATCTGTGCCGGGGCCCGCGATGCCGGTGTCTGGGTCACCGTCGACGCCGAGGACCACACCA
This region of Mycolicibacterium goodii genomic DNA includes:
- a CDS encoding PadR family transcriptional regulator, giving the protein MALQHAILVSLCEQAGSGYELARRFDRSIGHFWAATHQQIYRTLRAMEADDWVRAATVVQHGRPDKKVYTVSEAGRAELARWIAEPLSGRGGAVADNRTRDLAVKVRAAAYGDIGAIRAQAEELLAERTALLDTYRGYQKRQFPDPSALNGSALHQYLVLRGGIRAEESAIDWLSEVTQVLGGTS
- the fdxA gene encoding ferredoxin; amino-acid sequence: MTYVIAEPCVDVKDKACIEECPVDCIYEGARMLYIHPDECVDCGACEPVCPVEAIYYEDDVPDQWSSYAQSNADFFAELGSPGGASKVGQTDNDPQAIKDLPPQGED
- the dapC gene encoding succinyldiaminopimelate transaminase, which encodes MVRQRRSATLPEFPWDTLADVTALARSHPGGIVDLSVGTPVDPVAPVIRDALAAGSSAPGYPTTAGTPQLREAMVRALHRRYGITGLTPHTVLPVIGTKELIAWLPTLLGFSPDDVVVVPELAYPTYEVGARLAGAQVLRADSLTQLGPQVPALIYLNSPSNPTGRVLGTDHLRKVVTWARERGVLVASDECYLGLSWDADPVSVLHPSVCDGDHTGLLAIHSLSKTSSLAGYRAGFVAGDPAVVAELLAVRKHAGMMVPTPVQVAMVAALDDDEHEAVQRDRYAQRRDLLLPALRAAGFTVDHSEAGLYLWATRGEPCRDTLRRLAERGILVAPGEFYGPAGDKYVRVALTATDERIAAAVQRLG
- a CDS encoding PucR family transcriptional regulator, yielding MQAPGVSLGQLLLALDATLVRLVQAPRGLDLPVASAALIDSDDVRFGLAPAAGSADLFFLLGVSESDALAWVDHQATGLPPAAIFIKEPSPAVVQRATAAGIAVVVVDPRARWERLYRLVNHVFEHHGDRALHDSGTDLFGLAQSVAERTHGMVSIEDAQSHVLAYSASNEEADELRRLSILGRAGPPEHLAWIAQWGIFDALRAKPDVVRVAERPELGLRPRLAIGIFQPAPDERRAPTFAGTIWVQQGSRPLAEDAEEVLRGAAVLAARTMARLAATPSTDAVRLQELLGLRATDEPVDVEQIARELGVTADGRAALIGFDAGSPSTRIADVLSLSASAFRSDAQIASSRTRVYVLFPNTGKPSAVTSWIRGTVAALRAELGIELHAVIAAPVAGLAGAAAARTEVDRVLDSAGRHPGALGQVTSLAEARTTVLLDEIITAIAADDRLIDPRVRALRADEPVLAETLRVYLDSFGDVAAAAQSMHVHPNTVRYRVRRVEQLLATSLADPDVRLLLSLSLRATA
- the pruA gene encoding L-glutamate gamma-semialdehyde dehydrogenase, producing MDAITDVPTPANEPIHDYAPGSPERIRLTTALHDLASTEIDLPHVIGGEHRMGSGARIDVVQPHRHSARLGILTNAEHADAQAAIEAAIAAKHDWAALPFDQRAAVFLRAADLLSGPWREKIAAATMLGQSKSAYQAEIDAPCELIDFWRFNVFFARQILAQQPISSPGVWNRTDHRPLEGFVYAITPFNFSAIAGNLPTAPALMGNTVVWKPSPTQTFAAYLTMQLLEAAGLPPGVINLVTGDGIAVSEVALKDPRLAGIHFTGSTATFQHLWREVGANIDRYHTYPRLVGETGGKDFVLAHSSARPDVLRTALIRGAFDYQGQKCSAASRAFVPRSVWQKMGDDFLSATEALRYGDITDLTNFGGAVIDDRAFAKNVKAIERAKSAPGVTIAAGGEYDDSEGHFVRPTVLLSDDPTDDAFCTEYFGPILAVHVYPDDDYQRIIDVVDTGAKYGLTGAVIGDDRTAVQQALDGLRYAAGNFYINDKPTGAVVGQQPFGGSRGSGTNDKAGSAQNLLRWTSARSIKETFVPPTSHTYPHMEA